The window accaacatttattttatttggcaaTAAAATATGAGTAGAGATAACTCCGAAAATTTAGGGCTTTTATAGGATTTTGAGCAATTTCATGGAAAATATTCGATCAATTGTTAAATGAGTccgattttctaattttttggtttgaaataaCATCCTACTAGGTTTCATGAAATTCAGaaacgaaaaacttttttgtaattttttcgatttttcaaaggggtaccccttgaaaaaaatcaaaaaaatcgagaaatattaaatgtttctgatttcgataaaacttagtttataaggtaattttgacccaaaaagtacaaaaagcgTGTTTATTTGTCGACTGggcgaatggtttttaagatATCGATCAAAATCGACCCAAATATGCTGATATTTCCGAAACTAGACGCCTAATCggcaaatgaacccgatttttgaatttttcaggtcgaaattaccttatatactaagtttcatcgaattcagaaacgaaaaacttttttgtgatttttcgattttttcaaaggggtaccccttgaaaaaaattccaaaaaatcgagaaattttctttgtttctgatttcgataaaactcagtttataaggtaatttgaacccaaaaagtacaaaaatcaggtttgTTTGATGATCAGATGCATAATTTCTGGGTTATCgtaaaaaatccaataaaaagaGCCATTTCTCGTATCGATTTCCGCCATTTTCTTAGATAGTATTTCCCTAATAATGAAATGAACTAAATTTTAACTGTTTCAGATAAATAATTTACGATCAGTGGATAACTTTTCAATAGTAATATAttcagataatttaaatttcgttAGTGACAAGGACgaagatttaaatatttttaaggactTAGCCAATactatcgaattttctaaagGTTTATCGGTTTGGTCGAATTTCACTGACTGTCCAATACAATTTAACGATTCGGATTCGTTTACAAGTACCGAATTCAAATTTCGTATAACGGGAATTAGATCGTATAAACATGCGTTCACATCAATGGAAGCCGCTTCTCATTTTGGGGGTGTAATTAATGATCGATTTCTTTGGCCAGTATCAATGGTTGAATTTCATTTGgaaattcttttatatattgttgCAGGTActcatatgcttgaaactcctTTTGACCttaactaattataaaaattcttttaaagatCGTGTGACGGTTGCTTTAAAATTAACACGAAGATCAAATCATCGACGGAACATAGCGTTTTTTGGACCAACAACTTTAAGAGCAActgtttgttataatttattattattggccAAACCAAAACCTGGTGACGTCATTGTAGATCCATTATGTGGAGGGGGCTCGATACCTATCGAAGTATGTATTTGAAATAGAGAATTTATCAAAACAACTCGTTCAAATCCAAAATCATTGTTACCTTACTTTCTCGCATCGATTACAAGATGTTTGTAAAAGTTTGAAGGGAATTTAAATCTTTCAGCGAGTTGAGGTAATGTTTTGACAAATTagggaaataaaatattgattttatttttagtgcgCATTAGCTTTTCCAGAAACTGTGATATTTTGTGGGGACAATCATGAGCGTGCTATCGAACGAACATGCAACAATTTAGAGGCCATTCCAAATATTTTAGTTCATCATTTTGCATGGGATGCAACAAACCTTCCCTTTAAAGATAACAGTGTCGATGTTATTGTTACagatttggtaaaaaaaaaggattagtGTACTtaagaagttatacttcttcggcaataacaaatataatcatttattaatcatgtaaaaaatattttgttcatagaTGAATCTTAATCTATCATCtatttatctttgtttattgttaGTGTTATTTCGTTTATCGACTAACTtcatggtattaaaaaattgttactaaCTTCAACATGTAGTTTTCACGTCACCATATGCGCGCgcatattataaaaagtataacttcaaaaaataaaattaattgtgagAAAAACTAAAGTGAtgataattaatgattttatttttacagccTTTTGGAAAACGTTCCGGCTCCTTTTCAGATAATCGTGTattgtatatgaaaattttaatagaatttggACGAATTGCTAAACCGAATGTTACGCGAATGGTGCTTTTAACAAATGATCGTAGAAGTTTATTAAATGtaagttatttaaaacttacatGCTTGTATTTAAGttcagtttattttaaaaagttttcttttgtattttaggcaatgaataaaaataaaaaacagtattGGAACAAAGGTCAATTATTGGCTGTTAAATTAGGGGGCTTAAAACCATTAGTCTcatgtttcaaac is drawn from Chrysoperla carnea chromosome X, inChrCarn1.1, whole genome shotgun sequence and contains these coding sequences:
- the LOC123302794 gene encoding THUMP domain-containing protein 3-like; translation: MDNLELTNNRIKKLFERTKNNQNLLLIEATVDTGFEKVAIEELLIKFSELNENDYCLSPGRIYFCIEILELTKINNLRSVDNFSIVIYSDNLNFVSDKDEDLNIFKDLANTIEFSKGLSVWSNFTDCPIQFNDSDSFTSTEFKFRITGIRSYKHAFTSMEAASHFGGVINDRFLWPVSMVEFHLEILLYIVADRVTVALKLTRRSNHRRNIAFFGPTTLRATVCYNLLLLAKPKPGDVIVDPLCGGGSIPIECALAFPETVIFCGDNHERAIERTCNNLEAIPNILVHHFAWDATNLPFKDNSVDVIVTDLPFGKRSGSFSDNRVLYMKILIEFGRIAKPNVTRMVLLTNDRRSLLNAMNKNKKQYWNKGQLLAVKLGGLKPLVSCFKRNKLIYEP